Genomic segment of Panicum virgatum strain AP13 chromosome 9N, P.virgatum_v5, whole genome shotgun sequence:
CCTGGACCGATTCGAAAAACTGGCGCCGAGGCTGCGCCAcgcggccggcctccccgccgCGCACCAACGGTGGCCACAGGCTCGCTCGCGGTCCGTCCCACTGGCGGCTCACCGGACACGCGCTCCTGGTCAGGCCTTGCCTCGGCACGTGCGCCTGCGTCCGTCCCCACCCCAGTTCTTTCTCCATGGCGACGGCCATCTCGCTCCGAGGCGCGCCACCGGCCGCTCCCCGCGCGCGCAACTCCGGCCGGCTCGTCCGAGTCTCTCCCCCGCAAGCTTCTCTCCCGCGCGGAGGGGCGCGCGTCGGCCGTCGCTCCCTGAGCGtctcggctgcggcggcggactcCTCCAGTTTGCCGCCCGTCACCGGCGCGCCCGCGTGGGACGCCCTCGGCGGCGTCTCCGTCCTCGCCGCGGGCACCGGCGACGCCGTCCCGCTGACGGACCTGTGGGACCCCACCGAGGGATCCCCGCTTCCTGCTAACTACTCCGTAGAGCTAGAGCCGATCACCGGCGGCTCTGCCTTCGTGTCCTATGCTGAAGCCTTCACGCGCGCAGGGGGTGGCCGTGGTGGCGCTGCTGAGGCATTTCGGGTGCTTCTGCTGGTGAGGAGAGATCGGGCACGCTGCATCCTTACAGTTTCTTGTTCCTTCGTTGCTCGCGACTGCTCAATTTTGGGCGCCGTGTCCAATTGTCGCAGCTGGGAGCTGGCCTCGGTTCTGAAGGACTCCATGGCGAAGTTCGACTCGGCCGGGGCTAGGCTGATCGCCATCGGCGTCGGCACTCCCGACAAAGCTCGCATCCTCGCCGACCGGGTAAGAGACCTCGTGCTGTATTTGTGTACTCGGCGGGAGTGGCTCGCAGCTGAATTTATGAGATGCCTCCATTGCAGCTGCCGTTTCCTGTTGATTTCTTGTACGCGGACCCCGATCGCAAGGTTACTGCCCCCCTCCTAATCTATCTGAAACTGCTCGAATGTTTGGTTTGTCTGAAATTCTGAATGTTGTGTGTGTACGGCTGAATTGAATGCGAACCCATTGTTTCAGGCTTACAACGTGCTGGGACTGTACCATGGTTTGGGTCGGACGCTCTTCAGTCCATCTAGTGTAAGCGCCACTACATGCTACTGTACTGTCTTTTGGCAGTGCACCCATTCCATGGCGAACTTTTGATGTTGATGTCTCTGAACTGAAGGCAAATATATACTCGAGGCTCGACTACATCAAGAAGGCGACGAAGAACTACACCCTGGAAGGCACCCCAAACGACCTGACCGGTGTCCTGCAGCAGGTTGAAATCCTCTGCACCCACCCCTGTGCGTGCAACCATAACACGAAACTCTGAAGAATCTCAACCGCCGTTCGTTTCGTTTCTGTCTCCACCAGGGTGGAATGTTCGTGTTCAGAGGGAAGGAGTTGCTGTACGCATGGAGAGACGAAGGCACAGGCGACCATGCTCCTCTGGACGATGTGCTCAGCGCCTGCCGCAATgttctttttttgaaataaatgcCGCAATGTTCCAGTCGCTTGATACTTCCCCCCTTTTGTTAGCCGGATGTGCAAGGCAATGCATGTGCCGGATACTAGCTAGACTGAAAAACGGCTCTGTTAAAAAAAACCGTTCTGTTCATCCATCGGACGCAGTACTGAAGTTGCTAAAGGAATCAAATCAAAGATTACAACAAAATGGGAAGCATATCTCCTCCAATGAAATAGACCTGCTTGGTCACTCAAATTCATCTCTCTTTAGTCACGCAAATCCTGATATCCCAAGTTCCTAATTCGTACCAGTAGAATCACACTTTAGCAGCACACAAACCCAAGGCCCGATTCAAACAAG
This window contains:
- the LOC120691134 gene encoding prostamide/prostaglandin F synthase-like isoform X1; protein product: MATAISLRGAPPAAPRARNSGRLVRVSPPQASLPRGGARVGRRSLSVSAAAADSSSLPPVTGAPAWDALGGVSVLAAGTGDAVPLTDLWDPTEGVAVVALLRHFGCFCCWELASVLKDSMAKFDSAGARLIAIGVGTPDKARILADRLPFPVDFLYADPDRKAYNVLGLYHGLGRTLFSPSSANIYSRLDYIKKATKNYTLEGTPNDLTGVLQQQGGMFVFRGKELLYAWRDEGTGDHAPLDDVLSACRNVLFLK
- the LOC120691134 gene encoding prostamide/prostaglandin F synthase-like isoform X2, giving the protein MATAISLRGAPPAAPRARNSGRLVRVSPPQASLPRGGARVGRRSLSVSAAAADSSSLPPVTGAPAWDALGGVSVLAAGTGDAVPLTDLWDPTEGVAVVALLRHFGCFCCWELASVLKDSMAKFDSAGARLIAIGVGTPDKARILADRLPFPVDFLYADPDRKAYNVLGLYHGLGRTLFSPSSANIYSRLDYIKKATKNYTLEGTPNDLTGVLQQGGMFVFRGKELLYAWRDEGTGDHAPLDDVLSACRNVLFLK